From Haliotis asinina isolate JCU_RB_2024 chromosome 8, JCU_Hal_asi_v2, whole genome shotgun sequence, a single genomic window includes:
- the LOC137294593 gene encoding triokinase/FMN cyclase-like isoform X1, with translation MDNASYHNVQDPDSKAPTSNSRKAPVVNVNASKLDVNPITNSLTHQASTSANKELCSMSGQGSKKLINSVERCVDDMLEGYVALNPGVRLLQGHRIVIRADVEDYVKSGKVAVLCGGGSGHEPAQSGYVGRGYLTAFVAGAVFASPPPQEILPAIRAVAKRNKGGCLLSVANYTGDRLNFGLAYEKARQEGIKIAMIVVGEDCAVTTNDRTAGRRGLVGYAVTNKIAGALAEMGRSLEDIVEITTAATKQMGTIGLSWSACSAPGSGPTFSLGDDEMELGLGAHGEAGVKRMKMTSAREAVKIMIDHITNPDNPTYLKVTKGDHVAIFINNLGATTVMEMNIVVGEAISYLESMGMHVARAYSSRFITSMEMAGISITLLRLDKTLTQALDYPTDSPHWPRPLLPHGVTDRQTPPRLVLHYIEDTPSATLEGGAKVESDYAGKLFEVIAHVSKKLIENEARLNQLDTEGGDGDTGSTLARGARAILKQLGNKDNPGLPVDKPSSLVQALATTAENQMGGASGALHSLLLTSSSSCLKDSVTVTAWRDALSHGIDAVRRYGGAEPGDRTMLDPLCAARDVLLSRLSETTPIQAFTEAVQAAQKTAEATATMRAYAGRASYVNPDRLTQPDPGATGVAIWLRAILERL, from the exons ATGGACAATGCCTCATACCACAACGTGCAGGACCCCGACAGTAAAGCCCCGACATCGAACAGTCGAAAAG CGCCAGTGGTAAACGTCAACGCTTCAAAACTCGACGTTAACCCtataacaaactcactcactcatcaagctAGCACGAGCGCAAACAAGGAACTGTGCAGTATGAGCGGACAGGGCAGCAAGAAGTTGATCAACTCCGTGGAGCGATGCGTGGACGACATGCTGGAGGGCTACGTGGCCCTCAACCCTGGGGTGCGTCTACTACAGGGTCATCGCATCGTGATCAGGGCCGACGTTGAGGACTACGTGAAGTCCGGCAAGGTGGCTGTGTTGTGTGGAGGCGGGTCTGGGCACGAGCCAGCACAGTCAG GGTATGTCGGGAGGGGTTACCTGACGGCATTTGTGGCTGGAGCGGTGTTCGCCTCTCCCCCTCCACAGGAAATACTTCCGGCAATAAGAGCTGTGGCCAAACGGAACAAGG GCGGATGTCTGTTGTCTGTGGCCAACTACACAGGAGATCGACTCAACTTCGGACTGGCCTACGAGAAGGCCCGACAAGAGGGGATCAAAATCGCCATGATAGTTGTGGGCGAGGACTGCGCCGTGACGACCAACGACCGCACTGCGGGTCGAAGAGGACTTGTTGGATATGCCGTTACAAATAAA ATTGCTGGAGCTTTGGCCGAGATGGGCCGGAGTCTGGAGGATATCGTTGAGATTACTACAGCTGCCACCAAACAGATGG GGACTATCGGCTTGAGCTGGAGTGCGTGTTCTGCGCCAGGATCTGGACCGACGTTCAGCCTCGGGGACGATGAGATGGAGTTGGGTCTGGGGGCACACGGAGAGGCTGGCGTCAAGCGCATGAAG ATGACGAGTGCCAGGGAAGCAGTGAAGATCATGATAGACCACATCACCAACCCAGACAACCCAACATATCTCAAGGTCACAAAAG GTGACCATGTTGCCATCTTCATCAACAACCTCGGCGCAACCACCGTCATGGAAATGAACATCGTCGTGGGAGAAGCTATATCGTACCTTG AAAGCATGGGTATGCATGTAGCTCGCGCCTACAGCAGCCGCTTTATAACCTCCATGGAGATGGCTGGCATCTCTATCACTTTGCTCCGCCTGGACAAGACACTAACACAGGCTCTCG ATTATCCAACTGATTCTCCACACTGGCCACGCCCACTTCTACCACATGGAGTGACTGACAGGCAGACCCCGCCTCGTTTAGTGCTGCATTATATTGAGGACACACCTAGTGCTACACTGGAGGGCGGTGCGAAGGTAGAATCAG ATTATGCAGGCAAACTGTTCGAGGTCATAGCGCACGTGTCCAAGAAACTGATTGAGAACGAGGCTCGACTGAACCAACTGGACACAGAGGGGGGAGATGGGGACACGGGCAGTACACTAGCACGAGGAGCTAGAG CCATTTTAAAGCAGCTTGGTAACAAAGACAACCCCGGTTTGCCTGTCGATAAGCCAAGTTCCTTAGTCCAAGCTCTGGCCACAACAGCTGAAAACCAGATGGGGGGCGCGTCGGGCGCA CTGCACAGCCTTCTGCTGACGTCATCGTCGAGCTGTCTGAAGGACTCTGTGACGGTAACGGCATGGCGTGACGCCCTCTCACATGGGATTGACGCCGTTAGAAG GTACGGAGGCGCTGAGCCCGGAGACAGGACGATG CTGGACCCTCTCTGTGCTGCGAGGGATGTTCTGTTATCTAGACTGTCAGAGACAACGCCCATCCAAGCCTTCACGGAGGCGGTTCAG GCAGCACAGAAGACAGCAGAGGCGACAGCGACAATGAGGGCATACGCTGGACGGGCCAGCTACGTCAACCCAGACCGTCTAACCCAGCCTGACCCCGGGGCCACGGGGGTAGCAATTTGGCTCAGGGCCATACTTGAGAGACTGTAA
- the LOC137294593 gene encoding triokinase/FMN cyclase-like isoform X2, whose amino-acid sequence MSGQGSKKLINSVERCVDDMLEGYVALNPGVRLLQGHRIVIRADVEDYVKSGKVAVLCGGGSGHEPAQSGYVGRGYLTAFVAGAVFASPPPQEILPAIRAVAKRNKGGCLLSVANYTGDRLNFGLAYEKARQEGIKIAMIVVGEDCAVTTNDRTAGRRGLVGYAVTNKIAGALAEMGRSLEDIVEITTAATKQMGTIGLSWSACSAPGSGPTFSLGDDEMELGLGAHGEAGVKRMKMTSAREAVKIMIDHITNPDNPTYLKVTKGDHVAIFINNLGATTVMEMNIVVGEAISYLEHIGESVERYYCQCFLTSMEMAGVSIMLMLLNDTLTQCLDYPTDSPHWPRPLLPHGVTDRQTPPRLVLHYIEDTPSATLEGGAKVESDYAGKLFEVIAHVSKKLIENEARLNQLDTEGGDGDTGSTLARGARAILKQLGNKDNPGLPVDKPSSLVQALATTAENQMGGASGALHSLLLTSSSSCLKDSVTVTAWRDALSHGIDAVRRYGGAEPGDRTMLDPLCAARDVLLSRLSETTPIQAFTEAVQAAQKTAEATATMRAYAGRASYVNPDRLTQPDPGATGVAIWLRAILERL is encoded by the exons ATGAGCGGACAGGGCAGCAAGAAGTTGATCAACTCCGTGGAGCGATGCGTGGACGACATGCTGGAGGGCTACGTGGCCCTCAACCCTGGGGTGCGTCTACTACAGGGTCATCGCATCGTGATCAGGGCCGACGTTGAGGACTACGTGAAGTCCGGCAAGGTGGCTGTGTTGTGTGGAGGCGGGTCTGGGCACGAGCCAGCACAGTCAG GGTATGTCGGGAGGGGTTACCTGACGGCATTTGTGGCTGGAGCGGTGTTCGCCTCTCCCCCTCCACAGGAAATACTTCCGGCAATAAGAGCTGTGGCCAAACGGAACAAGG GCGGATGTCTGTTGTCTGTGGCCAACTACACAGGAGATCGACTCAACTTCGGACTGGCCTACGAGAAGGCCCGACAAGAGGGGATCAAAATCGCCATGATAGTTGTGGGCGAGGACTGCGCCGTGACGACCAACGACCGCACTGCGGGTCGAAGAGGACTTGTTGGATATGCCGTTACAAATAAA ATTGCTGGAGCTTTGGCCGAGATGGGCCGGAGTCTGGAGGATATCGTTGAGATTACTACAGCTGCCACCAAACAGATGG GGACTATCGGCTTGAGCTGGAGTGCGTGTTCTGCGCCAGGATCTGGACCGACGTTCAGCCTCGGGGACGATGAGATGGAGTTGGGTCTGGGGGCACACGGAGAGGCTGGCGTCAAGCGCATGAAG ATGACGAGTGCCAGGGAAGCAGTGAAGATCATGATAGACCACATCACCAACCCAGACAACCCAACATATCTCAAGGTCACAAAAG GTGACCATGTTGCCATCTTCATCAACAACCTCGGCGCAACCACCGTCATGGAAATGAACATCGTCGTGGGAGAAGCTATATCGTACCTTG AACACATTGGGGAGTCGGTTGAGCGATATTACTGCCAGTGTTTCTTGACGTCCATGGAGATGGCGGGAGTTTCCATCATGCTGATGCTTCTGAATGACACTCTCACTCAGTGTCTGG ATTATCCAACTGATTCTCCACACTGGCCACGCCCACTTCTACCACATGGAGTGACTGACAGGCAGACCCCGCCTCGTTTAGTGCTGCATTATATTGAGGACACACCTAGTGCTACACTGGAGGGCGGTGCGAAGGTAGAATCAG ATTATGCAGGCAAACTGTTCGAGGTCATAGCGCACGTGTCCAAGAAACTGATTGAGAACGAGGCTCGACTGAACCAACTGGACACAGAGGGGGGAGATGGGGACACGGGCAGTACACTAGCACGAGGAGCTAGAG CCATTTTAAAGCAGCTTGGTAACAAAGACAACCCCGGTTTGCCTGTCGATAAGCCAAGTTCCTTAGTCCAAGCTCTGGCCACAACAGCTGAAAACCAGATGGGGGGCGCGTCGGGCGCA CTGCACAGCCTTCTGCTGACGTCATCGTCGAGCTGTCTGAAGGACTCTGTGACGGTAACGGCATGGCGTGACGCCCTCTCACATGGGATTGACGCCGTTAGAAG GTACGGAGGCGCTGAGCCCGGAGACAGGACGATG CTGGACCCTCTCTGTGCTGCGAGGGATGTTCTGTTATCTAGACTGTCAGAGACAACGCCCATCCAAGCCTTCACGGAGGCGGTTCAG GCAGCACAGAAGACAGCAGAGGCGACAGCGACAATGAGGGCATACGCTGGACGGGCCAGCTACGTCAACCCAGACCGTCTAACCCAGCCTGACCCCGGGGCCACGGGGGTAGCAATTTGGCTCAGGGCCATACTTGAGAGACTGTAA